Proteins from one Toxotes jaculatrix isolate fToxJac2 chromosome 13, fToxJac2.pri, whole genome shotgun sequence genomic window:
- the angpt1 gene encoding angiopoietin-1 has protein sequence MMLWYNFGHHLLSLAALLVIASCGGGEQRRGTDSSTSSTGGSSSSSSSNSGGSSSSSSNYSNRRFHKIQHGQCTYTFILPEGDGAGGGSCKEAKAGSPQYNANSLQRDSPPPEPDFPNQKIQQLEHIMENYTQWLQKIENYIKESMKTEMAQLQQSAVHNHTAAMLEMGTNLLSQTAEQTRKLTDVETQVLNQTSRLEIQLLENSLSTNKLEKQLMVQTNEISKLHDKNSLLEEKMLEMEMRHREELETLKQEKGSLQTLVGRQSGVIRELEAQLSRTTGNSTALQRQQQEMMDTVHNLLNLCSKDGVVPNSTKVEDEEKRFRDCADLYQAGFHKNAVYTIQISSQETKKVYCNMETAGGGWTVIQRREDGSVDFQRTWKEYKMGFGSVSAEHWLGNEYVYQLTSQRQYALRVELTDWDGRQAFSLYDRFQIGSEKQNYRLFLKSHSGTAGRQSSLVIHGADFSTKDMDNDNCMCKCALMLTGGWWFDACGPSNLNGMYFTQGQHIGKLNGIKWHYFKGPSYSLRATAMMIRPLDFS, from the exons ATGATGCTGTGGTACAACTTTGGCCACCACTTGCTCTCGCTGGCGGCACTCCTGGTGATTGCGAGCTGCGGAGGAGGGGAACAACGGAGAGGGACAGatagcagcaccagcagcacaggtggcagcagcagcagcagtagcagcaacagtggaggaagtagtagtagtagtagtaattaCAGCAACAGACGTTTTCATAAGATCCAGCACGGCCAGTGCACCTACACGTTCATCCTACCTGAAGGAGATGGAGCCGGAGGAGGCTCTTGCAAGGAGGCGAAAGCCGGTAGCCCGCAGTACAACGCCAACTCTCTCCAGAGGGACTCTCCACCACCTGAGCCAGACTTTCCCAACCAGAAGATCCAGCAGCTCGAGCACATTATGGAGAATTATACCCAGTGGCTACAGAAG ATTGAAAACTACATTAAAGAGAGCATGAAGACAGAGATGGCTCAACTGCAGCAGAGTGCCGTGCACAACCACACGGCAGCCATGTTGGAAATGGGCACCAACCTCCTCTCTCAGACAGCTGAACAGACACGCAAGCTGACGGATGTTGAGACACAG GTCCTAAATCAGACGTCCAGGCTTGAGATCCAGCTGCTGGAAAATTCTCTTTCCACTAACAAGTTGGAGAAACAGTTAATGGTCCAGACCAATGAGATCAGCAAACTGCATGACAAGAACAG CCTCCTGGAAGAGAAGATGTTAGAGATGGAGATGCGACACCGTGAAGAGCTGGAGACGCTGAAGCAGGAGAAGGGAAGTCTCCAGACCCTGGTGGGGAGGCAGAGCGGGGTTATCAGGGAGTTAGAAGCCCAGCTGAGCCGAACCACGGGAAACAGCACGGCcctgcagagacagcagcaggagatgATGGATACCGTCCACAACCTGCTCAACCTCTGCTCTAAAGATGGAG TTGTTCCTAACAGTACAAAGGTTGAGGATGAAGAGAAGAGGTTCCGCGACTGTGCCGACCTCTACCAGGCTGGGTTCCACAAGAACGCCGTCTACACCATCCAGATCAGTTCGCAGGAGACCAAAAAG GTTTATTGTAACATGGAAACAGCCGGTGGTGGATGGACGGTCATCCAGCGTAGAGAAGATGGCAGTGTGGACTTCCAGAGAACATGGAAGGAGTACAAGATG GGCTTTGGGAGCGTGTCTGCAGAGCACTGGCTGGGCAACGAGTATGTTTACCAGTTAACTAGCCAGAGGCAGTATGCTCTTCGTGTAGAGTTGACAGATTGGGACGGACGCCAGGCCTTCTCATTATATGACCGCTTCCAAATCGGCAGTGAGAAACAAAACTACAG GCTGTTCCTGAAAAGCCACAGTGGGactgcaggcagacagagcagtCTAGTAATCCATGGAGCAGacttcagcaccaaggacatgGACAATGACAACTGCATGTGCAAGTGCGCCCTCATGCTCACTGGAG GTTGGTGGTTTGATGCCTGTGGCCCGTCCAATCTCAATGGCATGTACTTCACCCAAGGACAGCACATAGGGAAGTTGAACGGTATCAAGTGGCACTACTTCAAGGGTCCCAGCTACTCGCTCCGAGCCACAGCCATGATGATCCGCCCACTGGACTTCTCATAG